A portion of the Microcoleus sp. bin38.metabat.b11b12b14.051 genome contains these proteins:
- a CDS encoding anhydro-N-acetylmuramic acid kinase translates to MVRVIGLISGTSVDGIDAALVDVVGSQTDLKVNLVAGKTFPYPPALRSQILSVCSGSPLSMAELAELDDSIAQEFATAALTIQAEHDRAELIGSHGQTVYHRPPRNTENSREGATPFPKSLMGYSLQLGRGALIAQLTGITTVSNFRPADIAAGGQGAPLVPIVDACLLAEPNRSLCIQNLGGIGNVTYLPATRKQGNHDESEIYTLGEGILGWDTGPANSLLDLAVQHFSGDTLAIDSGGSWASTGTPCEALVETWLSQDFFAQPPPKSTGRELFGVDYFDRCLLEAKPYNLSPADVLATLTELTVVSIVNSYQNFLPAMPDRVLLCGGGSHNIYLKRRLQSQLHPVQVLTTSEAGLSVDFKEAIAFAVLAEWRVRGIPGNLPQVTGAIAPVLLGEINSCWHSLA, encoded by the coding sequence ATGGTTCGCGTTATCGGCTTGATCAGCGGCACCTCAGTGGATGGCATTGATGCTGCGTTGGTGGATGTGGTAGGTTCCCAAACAGACTTGAAAGTGAATTTGGTGGCGGGTAAGACTTTCCCTTATCCGCCTGCTTTGCGATCGCAAATTCTCTCGGTTTGCAGCGGCTCACCTTTGTCAATGGCTGAACTCGCCGAATTAGATGACTCGATCGCCCAAGAGTTTGCGACGGCGGCCTTGACAATTCAAGCGGAACACGATCGAGCAGAATTAATCGGCTCTCACGGCCAAACTGTCTACCACCGACCCCCGCGGAATACGGAAAACAGCAGAGAGGGCGCAACACCGTTCCCCAAATCGTTGATGGGCTACAGCTTGCAACTCGGGCGGGGAGCCCTAATTGCCCAGTTGACAGGCATTACTACTGTCAGCAACTTTAGACCCGCCGACATTGCAGCAGGGGGTCAAGGAGCGCCCTTAGTGCCAATAGTTGATGCCTGCCTGCTGGCAGAACCCAACCGCAGCCTCTGCATCCAAAATCTCGGTGGTATTGGCAATGTTACCTATCTCCCAGCTACTCGAAAGCAGGGAAATCATGACGAATCTGAGATTTACACTCTGGGAGAAGGGATCTTGGGGTGGGATACAGGCCCGGCAAATTCTCTGTTAGATTTGGCAGTGCAGCACTTCTCGGGCGACACTTTGGCGATCGACTCTGGTGGATCTTGGGCATCAACGGGTACTCCCTGTGAAGCTTTGGTCGAAACTTGGCTTTCTCAAGATTTTTTTGCTCAACCACCTCCAAAATCTACAGGGCGAGAGTTATTTGGTGTAGACTATTTTGACCGGTGTTTGCTTGAGGCCAAGCCTTACAACCTCAGTCCTGCTGATGTCCTGGCTACTTTGACAGAACTGACTGTTGTCTCGATAGTGAACAGTTACCAAAATTTTTTGCCGGCTATGCCCGATCGAGTTTTACTGTGCGGGGGCGGCAGCCACAATATCTACTTAAAACGCCGATTGCAATCTCAATTGCATCCTGTGCAAGTGTTGACTACTTCTGAGGCAGGCTTGAGTGTAGATTTTAAAGAGGCGATCGCTTTCGCGGTTTTAGCCGAATGGCGGGTGCGGGGCATTCCCGGCAATCTGCCTCAAGTTACTGGTGCGATCGCTCCGGTACTTTTAGGAGAAATTAACTCTTGTTGGCACAGTTTGGCGTGA
- a CDS encoding PP2C family serine/threonine-protein phosphatase, which translates to MKRSFAGKTDTGLVRSVNQDSYYIDSDGRFFIVADGMGGHAGGQEASRIATQAIQSYLIEHWEEPEDSPLLLEKAFLIANQAILTDQLKHPERADMGTTAVVLIFRDEGRPWCANIGDSRLYRLHGSRLEQITEDQTWVAQAVKRKALTPEQARTHPWRHVLSQCLGRDDLREIDILPVDVKPGDRLLLCSDGLTEELSDPLIASPLKSIRACEGATTALIEAAKDKGGRDNITVVIVTIDLK; encoded by the coding sequence ATGAAACGCTCTTTCGCAGGCAAGACAGACACAGGGCTAGTTCGTTCCGTAAATCAGGATTCGTACTACATAGACTCTGACGGGCGATTTTTCATAGTTGCCGACGGTATGGGAGGACACGCCGGAGGTCAAGAAGCCAGTCGGATTGCGACTCAAGCTATTCAATCTTATTTAATCGAACATTGGGAAGAACCGGAGGATTCTCCGCTGTTATTGGAAAAGGCTTTTTTAATTGCTAATCAAGCGATTTTGACGGATCAGCTCAAGCACCCCGAGCGTGCTGATATGGGGACTACGGCTGTGGTTCTCATCTTTAGGGATGAGGGCAGACCTTGGTGCGCTAATATCGGAGACTCTCGCTTGTACCGCCTCCACGGATCTCGCTTGGAGCAGATTACTGAAGACCAGACTTGGGTGGCTCAGGCTGTCAAACGAAAGGCGCTGACTCCGGAACAGGCTCGCACTCATCCTTGGCGTCACGTTTTGTCTCAGTGTTTGGGCCGCGACGATTTGCGCGAAATAGATATTTTGCCGGTGGATGTGAAGCCCGGGGATCGCTTGCTGCTGTGCAGTGACGGCTTGACTGAGGAACTTTCCGATCCTTTGATTGCTTCGCCTCTCAAGTCGATTCGCGCCTGCGAGGGCGCCACCACAGCTTTGATTGAAGCTGCTAAGGATAAAGGCGGACGCGATAATATTACGGTGGTGATCGTGACGATCGACCTCAAATAA
- a CDS encoding RNA-guided endonuclease TnpB family protein, whose amino-acid sequence MLKAVKVRIYPSEEQQSHLAQAFGCVRWVWNQSLATMSQTYKETGKGISALTMKKQIPVWKTEFEWLKECYSQCLQSSVLNLSQAFINFFDGRALYPTFKKRHGKQSIQFPQNVKVLGDDQIKFPGNLGVVRAKIHRELVGSVKTVTVSKMPDGRYYASLLMDDGADKPAIKEDGKAIGLDIGLLDFVVTSEGSKYQNPRHLKKHERNLKRKQRKLSRKKDKTTAKRRKAKLAVAKVHSKIARVREDFRHKLSRKIVDENQIIVVENLAVKNMVKNHCLAKSISDAGWGMFCTMLKYKAEAEGKVYLEVGRFFPSSHLCSETLLLLPKMDLSVREFNCPHCSKRHDRDINAAINIRNEGLRLLALGTSVTALGGNVRPKQYGRKSTAVAAVALELGSHQHIGTPIAGG is encoded by the coding sequence GTGTTGAAGGCAGTCAAAGTCAGAATCTATCCCAGCGAAGAACAACAAAGCCATCTAGCGCAAGCATTTGGCTGTGTTCGGTGGGTGTGGAATCAATCATTGGCTACCATGTCCCAGACCTACAAAGAAACTGGGAAAGGAATCTCTGCCCTCACAATGAAGAAACAGATTCCGGTCTGGAAAACTGAGTTTGAATGGCTTAAAGAGTGTTACTCTCAGTGCCTTCAGTCCTCGGTACTGAATTTGTCTCAGGCGTTTATCAACTTCTTTGATGGTCGCGCCCTTTATCCAACTTTCAAGAAACGCCACGGAAAACAGTCGATTCAATTTCCGCAGAACGTTAAAGTTTTGGGCGATGATCAGATTAAGTTCCCTGGCAATCTTGGAGTAGTTAGGGCTAAAATTCATCGTGAATTGGTGGGTAGCGTGAAAACTGTTACGGTATCTAAGATGCCTGATGGTCGTTACTACGCATCGCTGTTGATGGATGATGGGGCTGATAAACCAGCCATAAAGGAGGATGGTAAGGCAATCGGTCTAGATATAGGTCTACTCGACTTTGTTGTCACATCTGAAGGCTCTAAATACCAAAATCCTCGACATCTTAAAAAGCATGAGCGGAACCTGAAACGCAAACAACGTAAGTTATCTCGCAAAAAAGATAAGACAACCGCTAAACGCCGCAAGGCTAAATTGGCTGTAGCCAAAGTCCACTCGAAAATTGCTAGAGTTCGTGAAGATTTCCGACATAAACTATCCCGTAAGATAGTCGATGAAAACCAAATCATTGTCGTAGAAAATCTGGCGGTAAAGAACATGGTGAAGAATCATTGTTTGGCTAAATCGATATCTGATGCTGGCTGGGGAATGTTCTGTACAATGCTCAAATACAAAGCAGAAGCCGAGGGTAAAGTTTACCTAGAGGTAGGTCGATTTTTTCCGTCATCACATCTTTGCTCTGAGACTTTACTGTTGCTGCCAAAAATGGATCTGTCTGTGCGTGAGTTCAATTGTCCCCACTGCTCTAAGCGGCACGACAGAGACATTAACGCAGCCATCAATATCAGAAATGAAGGCTTACGTTTATTGGCGTTGGGAACCAGCGTTACTGCCCTTGGAGGCAATGTAAGACCAAAACAGTATGGGCGTAAGTCTACTGCTGTGGCGGCGGTTGCCCTTGAATTGGGAAGCCACCAGCATATCGGTACTCCGATTGCTGGCGGGTAG
- a CDS encoding helix-turn-helix domain-containing protein codes for MYPSQKQESHVAPACDRVRWVWNQSFAIISSTYKEAGKSISAFRCNVLSRWF; via the coding sequence ATGTATCCCAGCCAAAAACAAGAAAGTCATGTAGCGCCAGCTTGCGATCGTGTCCGTTGGGTATGGAATCAGTCATTTGCTATTATTTCCTCAACCTACAAAGAGGCTGGGAAAAGTATTTCTGCTTTCCGTTGTAATGTCTTGAGTCGATGGTTCTAA
- a CDS encoding transposase, with translation MLSLTYEYKAMPTGEQVQLIEQTLTVCRKVWNFALRERKDWINSRKCPINACSITSEYIIPADAPYPNYYEQANTLTRAKTQYPELKTVNAQVLQQVLRKLETAFVDMKRKGMGFPRFKNRYRLRSFVYPQLGKAQFLKGNQIKLPQLGWVDYVKSREIPDGFVVKQVRVVPKASGYSGMLTLESDVSVPDPVPWGHPRGIDLGLDKFAATSDGELIDRPRFLKTLQRELKLLQRRLRNKKKGSNNRHKLNQKIARLHQQISDTRKDWHFKLAHKLCDDAGMLLVEDINFISWAKGMLGKHTLDAGFGQFVSILEWVCWKRGVYFAKVNKDYTSQVCPNCDAHTGKKDLSDRLHACPECGYTTHRDVAAAQVIRNRGVESLSAVGRIVDIKEVACGGGLTGTGNSLVKSQRDRKKGYEARLQPAS, from the coding sequence ATGTTGAGTTTAACTTACGAGTATAAGGCAATGCCCACGGGGGAGCAAGTTCAGCTCATCGAGCAGACTTTAACGGTTTGTCGAAAAGTGTGGAATTTTGCCCTGCGTGAGCGCAAAGACTGGATTAATTCTCGTAAGTGCCCGATCAACGCTTGTTCAATTACTTCGGAATACATCATTCCTGCGGACGCACCCTACCCAAACTACTATGAGCAAGCCAATACGTTAACTCGCGCCAAAACGCAATATCCAGAACTTAAGACTGTCAACGCGCAAGTGTTGCAACAGGTTTTGAGAAAACTGGAGACTGCGTTTGTGGATATGAAGCGTAAAGGCATGGGGTTTCCTCGGTTCAAGAACCGTTATCGGCTGCGGTCATTTGTTTATCCGCAATTGGGTAAAGCTCAATTCTTGAAAGGGAATCAGATCAAGTTACCGCAGTTGGGATGGGTGGATTATGTCAAGTCGCGTGAGATACCCGATGGCTTCGTGGTGAAGCAAGTTCGGGTTGTGCCCAAGGCTTCGGGGTACTCAGGGATGCTGACGCTGGAATCTGATGTGAGTGTGCCTGATCCCGTTCCTTGGGGGCATCCACGCGGGATTGATTTGGGTCTAGATAAGTTTGCGGCGACCTCTGATGGTGAATTGATTGATCGTCCTCGGTTTCTCAAGACTCTGCAACGTGAGCTTAAATTGCTACAACGCAGACTGAGAAACAAGAAGAAGGGTTCTAACAATCGCCATAAGCTGAATCAGAAAATTGCCAGGTTGCATCAGCAGATATCGGATACTCGCAAGGATTGGCATTTTAAGTTGGCTCACAAGCTTTGTGACGATGCTGGAATGCTGTTGGTCGAAGATATCAACTTCATCTCCTGGGCAAAAGGGATGCTGGGCAAACATACCTTAGATGCTGGGTTTGGGCAATTTGTTTCAATCCTGGAATGGGTGTGTTGGAAACGGGGTGTTTATTTTGCCAAAGTGAACAAGGATTACACCTCGCAAGTTTGCCCTAATTGTGATGCTCACACGGGGAAGAAGGACTTGAGCGATAGGCTTCATGCTTGCCCGGAGTGTGGATACACCACCCATCGGGATGTAGCAGCAGCGCAAGTGATTCGTAATCGGGGTGTAGAGAGCCTGTCTGCGGTGGGACGCATCGTGGACATAAAAGAAGTTGCCTGTGGAGGCGGTCTGACGGGGACTGGTAACAGTCTAGTTAAGAGCCAAAGAGACAGGAAGAAGGGTTACGAAGCGCGGCTTCAGCCCGCTTCGTAA
- a CDS encoding AarF/ABC1/UbiB kinase family protein — protein MSALLDDSVNRQRSLKQAAEADEPKTASKSYKSKAYRWNREKYSRQRRFFDIWAFVLLWLSSLWLDSKNWSYWGGVTEEKKVARRRFQAIWVRETLLDLGPTFIKVGQLFSTRADLFPAEFVEELSKLQDKVPAFSYEQLEVIVEQDLGKTVGELYRSFDPVPLAAASLGQVHKAQLHSGHEVVVKVQRPGLRKLFEIDLQILKGIARYFQNHPKWGRGRDWLGIYEECCRILWLEIDYLHEGRNADTFRRNFSDCDWVRVPRVYWRYAAPRVLTLEYLPGIKISHYEALEAAGIDRKLIAQLGAKAYLQQLLNDGFFHADPHPGNIAVSADGCLIFYDFGMMGQIQSNVRQGLMETLYGIASKDGQRIMDSLIELGALVPTGDMSPVRRSIQYMLDNFMDKPFENQSVGAITDDLYDIAYNQPFRFPATFTFVMRAFSTIEGVGRGLDPEFNFMEVAQPFAMQLMSNGNGYDASGSIFNEIGRQAAQVSSTALGLPRRIEETIDKLEQGDLRIRVRSAETERLLRRMSSAQVSTNYAMLMSAFTVSATIMFVSNLVWPAAGLAVLAAGAGLAMVRVFKRIDRLDRMS, from the coding sequence GTGTCTGCTCTCCTTGATGACTCTGTTAATCGCCAGCGCTCCCTCAAGCAGGCTGCCGAGGCCGATGAGCCGAAAACTGCTAGTAAATCCTACAAAAGTAAAGCTTATCGCTGGAATCGCGAAAAATACTCCCGGCAGCGGCGCTTCTTCGACATTTGGGCCTTTGTCCTGTTGTGGCTGTCTTCGCTGTGGCTCGACAGCAAAAACTGGAGCTACTGGGGAGGCGTGACTGAAGAAAAGAAAGTTGCCAGACGGCGCTTTCAAGCAATCTGGGTGCGAGAAACCCTACTGGATTTGGGCCCGACTTTCATAAAAGTTGGACAACTATTTTCCACCCGCGCTGACTTGTTTCCAGCAGAATTTGTTGAGGAACTTTCTAAACTCCAAGATAAAGTGCCTGCTTTCAGCTACGAGCAGTTAGAGGTAATTGTCGAACAAGATTTGGGCAAGACTGTTGGGGAACTCTACCGCAGCTTTGACCCCGTACCCCTGGCCGCTGCCAGTTTGGGTCAGGTACACAAAGCTCAACTGCATTCAGGCCATGAAGTAGTGGTTAAGGTACAGCGGCCTGGACTGCGAAAGCTGTTCGAGATCGATTTGCAAATTCTTAAGGGAATTGCCCGCTATTTTCAAAACCATCCTAAGTGGGGCCGCGGCCGAGATTGGCTCGGGATTTATGAGGAATGCTGTCGCATTCTCTGGCTGGAAATTGACTATCTCCATGAAGGCCGCAATGCTGATACTTTTCGGCGCAATTTTAGCGACTGCGACTGGGTGCGGGTGCCTAGGGTTTACTGGCGCTACGCGGCTCCGCGAGTCCTGACTTTGGAATACCTGCCGGGAATTAAAATCAGCCACTACGAGGCTCTCGAAGCGGCCGGGATCGATCGCAAGTTAATCGCTCAGTTGGGCGCCAAAGCTTATTTGCAGCAGTTGCTCAACGACGGCTTTTTTCACGCTGACCCCCACCCCGGCAATATCGCTGTTAGTGCTGACGGCTGTCTGATTTTCTACGATTTTGGCATGATGGGTCAAATTCAGTCCAACGTCCGCCAAGGACTGATGGAGACTCTCTACGGCATTGCTTCTAAGGACGGACAGAGGATTATGGATTCTCTGATCGAATTAGGTGCTTTGGTGCCTACGGGTGATATGAGTCCGGTGCGCCGATCGATCCAGTATATGCTGGATAACTTCATGGACAAGCCTTTTGAAAATCAGTCCGTGGGCGCCATTACAGACGACCTTTACGATATTGCCTACAACCAACCTTTTCGCTTCCCAGCTACTTTTACCTTTGTGATGCGAGCTTTTTCCACCATCGAAGGGGTGGGCAGAGGCTTAGATCCAGAGTTTAATTTTATGGAGGTGGCACAACCTTTTGCCATGCAGCTTATGAGTAATGGAAATGGCTATGACGCTAGTGGCAGCATTTTTAACGAAATCGGCCGTCAGGCGGCTCAGGTGAGTTCGACTGCTTTGGGTTTGCCGCGCCGGATTGAGGAGACGATTGACAAGCTCGAACAGGGTGATTTGCGAATTCGCGTCCGTTCCGCCGAAACAGAGCGCTTGCTCCGCCGCATGAGCAGCGCTCAAGTCAGCACGAATTACGCTATGTTGATGAGTGCTTTTACTGTCTCGGCAACAATTATGTTTGTCAGCAATCTAGTCTGGCCGGCTGCGGGTTTGGCAGTGCTGGCGGCTGGTGCGGGGTTGGCTATGGTGCGCGTCTTCAAGCGGATCGATCGTTTGGACAGGATGTCATAA
- a CDS encoding DUF6825 family protein, with the protein MSKPPVHAFFVGRALAEALYEQLESAATNAFSELGKFDAEQRERLRQFTDRVVERANRAADEATQTRTGTATTSTTIEDIHPGELQATIDELRAEVALVRSELQRYRSSLP; encoded by the coding sequence ATGAGTAAACCCCCCGTTCATGCCTTTTTTGTAGGCAGAGCACTTGCCGAAGCACTGTACGAGCAATTAGAAAGCGCAGCAACCAACGCTTTCTCAGAACTCGGCAAATTTGACGCCGAGCAAAGAGAACGCCTGCGGCAGTTCACCGATCGAGTTGTGGAACGGGCGAATCGAGCAGCCGATGAGGCTACCCAGACTAGAACTGGCACTGCAACTACCAGCACTACCATAGAAGACATCCATCCGGGCGAGCTGCAAGCGACTATTGACGAGCTGCGCGCCGAAGTGGCATTGGTGCGATCGGAATTACAGCGCTACCGCAGCAGTTTGCCCTAA
- a CDS encoding serine/threonine protein kinase, whose product MNLAPATALQQGKYQINATLGIGGFGITYRAVHTRLNQTVVLKTLNESLRQHPASAQFQQQFLAEARRLSRCQHSNIVRIVDFFEEAGQSFIAMDYIPGKTLAQIVETGQPLPEAQALHYIRQIASAVSKVHDSGLLHGDIKPANIIRRADSHLVMLIDFGVARDFSAGTKQAHTNLLCPGYAPIEQYLYDGKCTPATDIYAIAATLYYLLCGVPPVAAPLRDRIGLAQLRQFQPNLSPQIERAILQGLETDPDKRPQTVENWLTMLQQKERVPAERTSKQSLRLPAPPPPQLTLLAFVVTAAIAGWMGFDLAWRYNSSSVSSNGPKTQSFPSLEDLLKSQDMSAPMFGEPSVESSPVPPLVLNKRPKPTSDSSNIPEPIESPAASDRVSESPSPETNAAEPSASPSASPTPDPEQQLSESPIPEANTQIEPAPKPAPAPVPSVAPLPPESPSYSSPTPAPPAANTADTLSPSESSPPAPPIPASPEPAIPSRSGSNSDSSIAPYSPPPVPEPTVPVPEPTTN is encoded by the coding sequence ATGAACTTAGCGCCAGCAACAGCCCTGCAACAGGGCAAATATCAAATTAACGCGACTTTAGGCATAGGAGGGTTCGGCATTACTTACCGAGCTGTCCACACCCGTTTAAACCAAACCGTCGTACTCAAAACCCTCAACGAAAGTCTGCGCCAACACCCAGCATCGGCGCAGTTTCAGCAGCAATTTCTTGCCGAAGCCCGACGCCTGTCTCGATGTCAGCATTCCAACATCGTCAGGATCGTGGATTTTTTTGAAGAAGCTGGACAATCTTTTATCGCGATGGACTACATTCCGGGCAAAACTCTCGCCCAGATAGTCGAAACCGGTCAACCGCTGCCAGAAGCCCAGGCCCTGCACTACATCAGGCAGATAGCCTCAGCGGTAAGTAAAGTTCATGACAGCGGATTGTTGCACGGAGACATCAAGCCAGCAAATATTATCCGGCGAGCCGATTCTCATCTAGTAATGTTGATAGACTTCGGCGTTGCTCGCGACTTTAGCGCCGGCACCAAACAAGCGCACACTAACTTACTGTGTCCGGGTTACGCGCCGATCGAACAATACCTCTATGACGGTAAATGTACGCCCGCCACAGACATCTATGCGATCGCAGCCACCCTATATTACTTGCTCTGCGGCGTGCCACCCGTAGCAGCACCCCTGCGCGATCGAATTGGGCTAGCTCAGTTGCGACAATTTCAACCCAACCTCAGCCCCCAAATCGAGCGAGCAATCCTTCAGGGACTCGAAACCGACCCCGACAAACGCCCTCAGACAGTAGAAAATTGGCTTACCATGCTGCAACAAAAAGAGCGAGTACCAGCAGAGAGAACCAGCAAGCAAAGTCTGCGATTGCCCGCACCTCCCCCGCCGCAGTTGACTTTGCTAGCATTTGTGGTGACGGCTGCAATTGCAGGGTGGATGGGTTTTGACCTCGCATGGCGCTACAACAGCAGCAGTGTCAGCAGCAATGGCCCCAAAACTCAATCTTTCCCATCCCTGGAAGATTTACTCAAATCCCAAGATATGTCAGCGCCGATGTTTGGCGAGCCCTCAGTCGAAAGCAGCCCTGTGCCGCCGCTCGTACTCAACAAACGTCCCAAACCAACCTCAGACAGCAGCAACATTCCAGAACCGATCGAGTCCCCAGCCGCTAGCGATCGAGTTTCTGAGTCTCCAAGCCCAGAAACGAACGCCGCAGAGCCGTCAGCGTCACCTTCGGCATCTCCGACTCCCGATCCCGAACAGCAGCTTTCTGAGTCCCCCATTCCCGAAGCGAACACCCAAATCGAGCCAGCACCCAAACCAGCTCCCGCACCGGTACCCTCCGTTGCACCCCTGCCCCCCGAATCTCCCAGCTACTCGTCCCCCACACCCGCACCGCCTGCTGCTAACACTGCTGACACCCTGTCGCCGTCGGAATCTTCCCCGCCAGCCCCGCCAATACCCGCCTCCCCTGAACCTGCGATACCGAGCCGCAGCGGCAGCAATTCCGATAGTTCGATCGCGCCTTACTCGCCGCCTCCTGTTCCAGAACCGACTGTTCCTGTTCCAGAACCGACTACAAATTAG
- a CDS encoding DUF2127 domain-containing protein, with the protein MKTQRPPALIAIVLYKSFVASLLTVTSIALLLALKNHEALEDFSESFFLETKLKIVEYLLDKILSLKQNTLLFSGVAAGLYAIITAVEAIGLWYEKGWATILVVVLVGISIPPEIYELFHGVTVLKLVAFILNVAVLWYLLHHLPTHGKKA; encoded by the coding sequence GTGAAAACCCAGCGCCCCCCTGCTTTAATCGCAATTGTCCTTTACAAAAGTTTTGTTGCTTCCCTGCTGACAGTAACTTCGATAGCCTTGCTTTTGGCACTTAAAAATCATGAAGCTTTGGAAGATTTTTCCGAGTCTTTTTTCTTAGAAACCAAACTAAAAATAGTCGAATATTTATTAGATAAAATTCTAAGTCTTAAGCAAAATACCTTACTATTTAGCGGGGTTGCCGCCGGACTGTATGCAATTATAACTGCTGTAGAAGCCATTGGTTTGTGGTACGAAAAAGGCTGGGCAACCATCTTAGTGGTAGTGCTGGTAGGAATTAGTATACCACCAGAAATATATGAGTTATTTCATGGTGTCACCGTACTTAAATTAGTGGCATTCATCTTAAATGTGGCTGTGCTGTGGTACTTGCTGCACCATTTGCCGACACACGGCAAAAAAGCTTAA